From Alteromonas australica, one genomic window encodes:
- the mltF gene encoding membrane-bound lytic murein transglycosylase MltF, which translates to MLSQDLKNRLKITFFIALCLFATSCGAPKIPNALSSLLERGSVKVGTLYGPATYYNGAEGPQGFEYELLAGFADYLGVTLDLYPFYSYEAMLEQLEEGNLDIVATGDAVTDVLQSRFSYGPAYQTVSQHLVFQAGTSRPRDMAELDAPVVTVTGSSQAQLLTSLSDDAAPTLITTEDSDSEELLQKVAEGELDYTLADSNRLALQRRRYPNLAVAMTIEDSMPMAWALDRSQDDSIKAAMVEYFGTVHQSGWFTVLEDKYFGHIRTFDYVDSRAFNKSAETTLKRYKSMFQQYAGDLDWRLLAAMSYQESHWKPDAVSRTGVRGLMMLTMDTANDWDVEDRTDPEQSIRGGARYFASLLSRIPARIGNPDRTWMAMAAYNIGMGHLEDARVLTERQGGNPDLWVDVKQRLPQLKQKKYYRTTNYGYARGDEALQYVDNIRRYYDSLVWLDEQGKI; encoded by the coding sequence ATGCTGTCACAAGACTTAAAAAACCGATTAAAAATTACATTTTTTATCGCTTTGTGTTTATTTGCTACCAGCTGCGGAGCACCGAAAATTCCTAACGCGCTGTCCTCATTATTAGAAAGAGGATCGGTGAAAGTAGGAACCCTCTATGGTCCTGCTACTTATTATAATGGTGCAGAAGGTCCTCAAGGCTTTGAATATGAATTACTCGCCGGCTTTGCCGACTATTTAGGCGTAACCCTCGACCTATATCCCTTTTATAGCTACGAAGCTATGCTAGAACAATTAGAAGAAGGCAATCTGGATATTGTTGCCACCGGTGACGCCGTCACCGACGTGTTGCAGTCTCGGTTTAGCTATGGGCCCGCCTATCAAACGGTTTCCCAGCACTTAGTGTTTCAAGCGGGCACCTCTCGCCCTAGAGACATGGCTGAACTCGATGCGCCTGTGGTTACGGTAACTGGCAGCAGTCAAGCTCAACTATTAACAAGCCTGAGCGATGACGCCGCGCCCACCTTGATTACAACGGAAGATTCAGACTCTGAAGAATTATTACAAAAGGTGGCTGAGGGCGAATTAGACTACACCCTTGCCGATAGTAACCGACTCGCCTTACAACGTCGTCGTTATCCTAACTTAGCCGTAGCTATGACGATAGAAGACAGTATGCCTATGGCATGGGCTTTAGATCGCTCACAAGACGATTCCATTAAAGCGGCTATGGTGGAATATTTTGGCACCGTACACCAGTCAGGATGGTTCACTGTTTTAGAAGATAAATACTTTGGTCACATCCGTACCTTTGACTATGTCGATAGCCGCGCGTTTAACAAGTCGGCAGAAACCACACTGAAACGCTACAAAAGCATGTTTCAACAATACGCGGGAGATTTGGATTGGCGGTTATTGGCAGCCATGAGTTACCAAGAAAGCCATTGGAAACCTGACGCTGTGTCACGTACTGGTGTTCGTGGGCTTATGATGTTAACCATGGATACCGCGAACGACTGGGATGTAGAGGATAGAACAGACCCAGAACAAAGCATTCGGGGCGGGGCCCGTTACTTTGCCAGCTTACTTAGCCGTATTCCTGCTCGAATTGGCAACCCTGATAGAACCTGGATGGCCATGGCCGCGTATAATATTGGGATGGGGCACTTGGAAGATGCGAGGGTTTTAACCGAACGCCAAGGGGGTAACCCCGACCTGTGGGTAGACGTTAAGCAACGACTGCCACAACTTAAACAGAAGAAATACTACAGAACCACCAATTACGGCTATGCTAGAGGTGATGAAGCCCTGCAGTATGTTGATAACATCCGGCGATATTATGACAGCTTGGTGTGGTTAGACGAACAGGGAAAAATTTAA
- the purL gene encoding phosphoribosylformylglycinamidine synthase has product MLVLRGAPALSEFNQTKLIAKLGQSGIKVKSLYSEYIHLVDSVGDLSSQQRDILDKLLTYGPARQAQTPSGTLFFVTPRPGTISPWSSKATDIAHNCKLDCINRIERGCAYYLTFEGSISESEYQQVASFLHDRMTETVFAQTQDAQALFLQATAQTFTSVDVLANGKAALVEANLKLGLALADDEVEYLFESFTKLGRNPTDVELYMFAQANSEHCRHKIFNASWTIDGEAQEKSLFKMIKNTYELLPDHVYSAYKDNAAVMEGWQAGRFFPNPQSHQYEYHHENIDILMKVETHNHPTAISPFPGAATGSGGEIRDEGATGRGSKPKAGLVGFTVSNLRIPGAEQPWEKEYGKPQRIVSALDIMTDGPLGGAAFNNEFGRPALLGYFRTYEQEVNSFNGVEVRGYHKPIMLAGGLGNIRRDHIEKGEITVGAKLIVLGGPAMNIGLGGGAASSMASGQSNEDLDFASVQRDNPEMERRCQEVIDACWQLGDNNPIQFIHDVGAGGLSNALPELVNDGGRGGNFELRKVLSDEPGMTPLELWCNESQERYVMSVAPENMPVFEAICARERAPFAVVGEATAEQHLNLNDSQFDNKPIDMPLDVLLGKPPKMHRDVSSRKVSSPALDDAGITLSDAANRILSLPTVAEKTFLITIGDRSVTGLVSRDQMVGPWQIPVADVAVTASAFDTYHGEAMAMGERTPVALLSHGASARLAVGEALTNIAAANIGDIQRIKLSANWMSAAGHPGEDAGLYEAVKAVGEELCPELGLTIPVGKDSMSMKTAWNENGENKAVTSPLSLVISAFGAVKDIRKTVTPQLRTDKGDSTLILIDLGEGKNRLGASCLAQVYSQLGDSPADVVSATRLKQFFNAMQALIEKGLVQAYHDRSDGGLFTTVAEMAFAGKTGVSITLDTLTGNDVDVLFNEELGGVVQVLNQDIDAVNDLLTAFDIADIAHVIGTVNSTDMIEFSRDGVAVLADSRVAMRTTWAQTTYEMQKRRDNPACAEQEHLAKQDAADPGLHVALTYDVNEDIAAPYIAKGIKPKVAILREQGVNSHLEMAAAFNRAGFDAIDVHMSDVLAGRTTLAQFAGLAACGGFSYGDVLGAGEGWAKSILFNGIARDQFEAFFNRDDTFSLGVCNGCQMLSNLKSLIPGTEHWPHFVTNQSARFEARVAMVEVMESKSVLLAGMAGSRMPIAVSHGEGQAEFANQDALAQVSHQVALRYVDNYGAPTMQYPANPNGSVQGITGLTSADGRSTIMMPHPERVFRAVANSWRPDEWQEDGAWMRIFRNARKFVG; this is encoded by the coding sequence ATGTTGGTCCTTCGAGGCGCTCCCGCACTATCCGAGTTTAACCAAACTAAACTGATTGCAAAGCTGGGTCAATCCGGCATTAAGGTGAAAAGCCTTTATAGTGAATATATTCACCTTGTAGATTCTGTAGGTGACTTGTCGTCGCAGCAAAGAGATATTCTCGATAAACTGCTGACATATGGCCCTGCTAGACAAGCGCAAACCCCATCAGGAACCTTATTTTTTGTTACTCCTCGCCCCGGCACCATCTCTCCGTGGTCTTCAAAAGCTACCGATATCGCTCACAACTGTAAATTAGATTGTATTAATCGTATTGAACGAGGTTGTGCATACTATTTAACGTTTGAGGGAAGCATTAGCGAGAGTGAGTATCAGCAAGTCGCAAGTTTCCTGCATGATCGCATGACTGAAACAGTGTTTGCACAAACACAAGATGCGCAAGCATTGTTCCTACAAGCAACGGCACAAACGTTCACATCAGTAGATGTATTGGCCAATGGTAAAGCCGCCTTGGTTGAAGCAAACCTTAAGCTAGGATTAGCCCTGGCGGATGATGAGGTAGAGTATTTGTTTGAAAGCTTTACTAAGTTGGGAAGAAATCCAACCGACGTAGAGCTTTACATGTTTGCTCAAGCAAACTCTGAGCATTGTCGTCATAAAATATTCAACGCAAGTTGGACAATAGATGGGGAAGCGCAAGAAAAATCCCTGTTCAAAATGATTAAAAACACCTACGAGTTACTGCCTGATCACGTGTACTCAGCGTACAAAGACAACGCGGCGGTAATGGAAGGGTGGCAAGCGGGAAGATTTTTCCCAAACCCGCAATCACACCAATACGAATACCATCATGAGAATATTGATATTCTTATGAAAGTTGAAACCCACAATCACCCTACTGCCATTTCTCCTTTCCCAGGTGCCGCAACAGGCTCAGGTGGTGAAATTCGCGATGAAGGCGCAACTGGACGTGGTTCGAAACCAAAAGCCGGTTTGGTAGGGTTCACGGTATCAAACTTAAGGATCCCTGGTGCAGAGCAGCCTTGGGAAAAAGAGTACGGTAAGCCTCAGCGCATTGTAAGTGCATTGGACATAATGACCGACGGACCACTTGGTGGCGCAGCCTTTAATAACGAGTTTGGTCGCCCAGCATTATTAGGTTACTTCCGTACTTATGAGCAAGAAGTCAATAGCTTTAATGGCGTTGAAGTGCGCGGTTACCATAAGCCAATTATGCTTGCTGGTGGTTTAGGGAATATTCGCCGTGATCACATCGAGAAAGGCGAAATCACCGTTGGTGCTAAGCTGATTGTGCTTGGCGGCCCTGCCATGAATATTGGTCTTGGTGGCGGTGCAGCGTCGTCTATGGCCTCTGGACAATCAAACGAAGATTTAGATTTTGCCTCGGTTCAACGTGATAACCCTGAAATGGAACGTCGTTGCCAAGAAGTCATTGATGCATGTTGGCAGTTAGGTGACAACAATCCTATTCAATTTATTCACGATGTGGGCGCGGGTGGTTTATCAAACGCCTTGCCTGAATTGGTGAATGATGGCGGTCGGGGCGGTAACTTTGAACTTCGCAAGGTGTTATCTGATGAGCCGGGCATGACGCCTCTTGAGCTTTGGTGTAACGAATCGCAAGAACGCTATGTGATGTCGGTCGCACCAGAAAATATGCCGGTTTTCGAAGCCATCTGTGCCCGTGAACGCGCGCCCTTCGCCGTAGTGGGTGAAGCGACCGCTGAGCAGCATTTAAACTTGAATGACAGCCAATTCGATAACAAACCTATCGATATGCCCCTTGATGTTTTGCTTGGCAAGCCGCCTAAAATGCATCGTGATGTGAGCTCGAGAAAAGTCAGCTCCCCCGCATTAGATGACGCAGGCATTACCCTTAGCGACGCCGCAAATCGCATATTGTCGCTACCTACGGTGGCGGAAAAAACCTTCCTGATTACCATTGGCGATCGCTCTGTAACGGGCCTTGTAAGTCGTGACCAAATGGTGGGGCCATGGCAGATACCTGTTGCTGATGTGGCGGTTACTGCTAGCGCCTTTGATACCTATCATGGTGAAGCAATGGCGATGGGGGAGCGTACTCCAGTAGCACTGCTTTCCCATGGTGCCTCGGCTCGCTTAGCGGTAGGTGAAGCGTTAACGAATATTGCGGCGGCTAATATTGGTGATATTCAGCGTATTAAGCTTTCAGCTAACTGGATGTCGGCAGCGGGACACCCTGGCGAAGATGCAGGTTTGTATGAAGCAGTTAAAGCGGTAGGTGAAGAGCTTTGTCCTGAACTTGGGCTGACGATCCCAGTGGGTAAAGATTCTATGTCAATGAAAACCGCATGGAATGAAAATGGTGAAAACAAAGCCGTAACTTCCCCCTTGTCTTTAGTTATTTCAGCATTTGGCGCGGTAAAAGATATTCGCAAAACCGTGACGCCGCAGTTACGTACCGACAAAGGCGACAGTACCTTAATACTTATCGACTTAGGTGAGGGTAAGAATCGCTTAGGGGCGAGTTGTTTAGCGCAAGTTTATTCTCAGTTAGGTGACAGCCCAGCCGATGTGGTATCGGCCACTCGCCTAAAACAGTTCTTTAATGCCATGCAGGCGCTTATCGAAAAAGGCTTGGTTCAAGCCTACCACGATCGCTCAGACGGTGGCTTATTCACCACTGTTGCAGAGATGGCATTTGCAGGTAAAACTGGCGTGAGTATCACTCTTGATACTTTAACGGGCAATGATGTCGACGTTCTGTTCAATGAAGAACTAGGCGGTGTGGTACAAGTATTAAACCAAGATATTGACGCTGTTAACGACCTTCTTACTGCCTTTGATATTGCAGATATTGCGCATGTTATAGGTACAGTAAATAGTACGGATATGATTGAATTTAGCCGGGATGGCGTGGCTGTGTTAGCAGACAGCCGGGTTGCAATGCGAACGACCTGGGCACAAACGACCTATGAAATGCAAAAGCGTCGTGATAACCCAGCTTGCGCTGAGCAAGAACACTTGGCTAAACAGGACGCGGCAGATCCAGGCTTACACGTGGCACTGACGTATGATGTTAATGAAGACATTGCGGCACCTTACATTGCCAAAGGTATAAAGCCTAAAGTTGCAATATTGCGGGAGCAAGGTGTTAACTCTCACTTAGAAATGGCGGCGGCATTTAATCGCGCAGGATTCGATGCTATCGACGTGCATATGAGTGATGTACTGGCGGGCCGAACCACCTTAGCGCAATTTGCTGGCTTGGCCGCCTGTGGCGGGTTCTCGTATGGTGATGTATTGGGTGCGGGTGAAGGTTGGGCGAAGTCTATATTGTTTAATGGTATAGCCAGAGACCAGTTTGAAGCTTTCTTTAATCGCGATGATACTTTCAGCCTCGGTGTGTGTAACGGCTGCCAAATGTTGTCGAATTTGAAGTCGCTTATCCCTGGTACCGAACATTGGCCACACTTTGTTACTAACCAGTCAGCACGCTTCGAAGCACGGGTGGCGATGGTAGAAGTGATGGAGTCAAAATCTGTCTTGTTAGCTGGAATGGCTGGCTCGCGTATGCCAATTGCGGTGTCTCATGGAGAAGGGCAAGCGGAATTTGCCAATCAGGACGCCCTCGCGCAGGTGTCTCATCAAGTGGCACTGCGTTATGTTGATAACTATGGTGCACCTACCATGCAATACCCAGCTAACCCGAATGGTTCTGTGCAGGGGATTACGGGCCTTACCTCGGCCGATGGACGCAGCACTATTATGATGCCTCACCCTGAAAGGGTGTTCAGAGCCGTGGCAAATTCTTGGCGTCCTGACGAATGGCAAGAAGATGGTGCGTGGATGCGTATATTTAGAAACGCGAGAAAATTCGTAGGCTAA